In [Clostridium] cellulosi, one genomic interval encodes:
- a CDS encoding putative membrane protein (Hypothetical protein): MKDFIIPVAIFLLLMLLIPMISLINAKKVNNHVNTYASASQTISIKSDNFTFKIKDGKTGNYETVKGFDFICGVVAGEMPASYNVEALKAQAVAALTYCLYQNENGTIVTGLSIAYLTPEEQKKRWSSNYENNKKKIEHAVSEVYGKVLTYDGKIIDAVFFNMSSGITENCKDVFGKELPYLVEVSSPGDTLQEDFISHTALTLDEFKAKVKGFDKDADFSGNPADYLKIEKRSGAGGVISARLCGKEVSGRDIRSIFGLRSANFTLSYKDGTFDFEVKGNGHGVGMSQRGAQYMAQQGKNWREILKWYYKGAEISDYSENLL, translated from the coding sequence ATGAAAGATTTTATTATCCCGGTTGCAATTTTTCTTTTATTAATGCTTCTAATACCGATGATTTCATTAATAAATGCTAAAAAGGTGAACAACCATGTTAATACATATGCATCAGCCTCACAAACTATAAGTATAAAGTCGGACAATTTTACATTTAAAATTAAAGATGGCAAAACCGGAAATTACGAAACAGTAAAGGGCTTTGACTTTATTTGCGGTGTTGTAGCCGGTGAAATGCCTGCTTCGTATAATGTTGAAGCATTGAAGGCCCAAGCTGTTGCGGCTCTGACATACTGCCTATATCAAAATGAGAACGGCACTATTGTGACAGGGCTGAGTATTGCTTATCTTACGCCGGAGGAGCAGAAAAAACGCTGGAGCTCGAACTATGAAAACAATAAGAAAAAGATAGAGCATGCGGTAAGCGAAGTTTACGGAAAAGTTCTGACCTATGACGGGAAAATTATAGATGCCGTATTCTTTAATATGTCTTCGGGCATAACCGAAAACTGTAAAGATGTTTTCGGGAAGGAACTGCCGTACCTTGTCGAGGTTTCAAGCCCCGGTGACACGTTGCAGGAGGATTTTATATCCCACACTGCGCTTACCCTTGATGAATTTAAGGCAAAGGTGAAGGGCTTCGACAAGGACGCGGATTTCAGCGGCAACCCGGCGGATTACCTTAAGATTGAAAAACGCTCCGGCGCAGGGGGTGTTATCTCGGCACGCCTGTGCGGGAAAGAGGTTTCAGGCAGGGATATACGCTCAATTTTTGGCCTGCGCTCGGCTAATTTTACGCTGTCATATAAGGATGGCACTTTCGATTTTGAAGTCAAAGGCAATGGTCACGGTGTAGGCATGAGTCAGCGCGGCGCGCAGTATATGGCCCAGCAGGGTAAAAACTGGCGCGAGATTCTTAAGTGGTACTACAAAGGTGCCGAGATAAGCGATTATTCCGAAAATTTACTTTAA
- a CDS encoding peptidase M23 (High confidence in function and specificity), translating to MSNFKVGNSKFTRFVNGKGFYIALAICLVAIGTAAYIAVNNSIGVLDNVKSGNKASSQNITSSIPNWDDNNSAQQTEKTVVGVPASTSSSSSSSSSASSATERSSKTTKLVYTMPVNGSVATPFSGDKLTYDKTMGDWRTHNGVDLAAAEGTPVKACASGKVVEVKTDDLFGQEIVIDHGNGIKSIYANLTSQVNVKKGQAVNVGDVIGAVGETAEAEIAITPHLHFEIQKNGKNVDPLAIISGQA from the coding sequence ATGAGCAATTTTAAAGTTGGAAATTCTAAGTTCACAAGATTTGTAAATGGTAAGGGCTTTTACATAGCCCTTGCAATATGTCTGGTGGCTATTGGAACTGCAGCTTATATAGCAGTCAATAATTCAATTGGAGTTCTTGACAATGTAAAATCCGGGAATAAAGCCTCTTCGCAGAATATAACTTCAAGTATTCCGAACTGGGATGATAACAATTCAGCACAGCAAACAGAAAAGACAGTAGTCGGTGTGCCGGCTTCCACATCATCGTCCAGTTCGTCTTCCTCTTCTGCTTCTTCAGCGACAGAGCGAAGCAGCAAAACTACAAAACTTGTATATACCATGCCTGTCAATGGGTCAGTTGCAACACCATTCAGCGGCGATAAGCTGACCTATGACAAAACTATGGGTGACTGGCGCACCCATAACGGAGTTGACTTGGCGGCAGCAGAGGGCACTCCAGTAAAAGCGTGTGCCTCGGGTAAAGTTGTCGAAGTAAAAACAGATGACTTGTTCGGGCAGGAAATCGTTATCGACCATGGCAATGGCATTAAGTCGATTTATGCCAATCTGACCAGCCAAGTCAATGTCAAAAAAGGGCAGGCTGTCAATGTCGGCGATGTAATCGGCGCTGTCGGTGAAACCGCCGAGGCTGAGATAGCAATAACACCGCACCTGCACTTTGAAATACAGAAGAACGGAAAGAATGTCGATCCGCTTGCCATAATCAGTGGCCAGGCCTGA
- a CDS encoding bacterial sugar transferase family protein (High confidence in function and specificity), whose translation METQEFYISYDEELQQKQNQANVSYTYNVLKRFFDILLSVIGLIILSPVFLIISIIIKLTSPGPVLYKHKRVGYMGEEIEIYKFRSMVVDSDNFEKYFTKEQMKHFKENFKLENDPRITKIGKFLRKSSLDELPQLINIIKGQMSIVGPRPIVKDEVKKYGIYADTYFSVKPGLTGLWQVCGRSNTTYEERVQLDVKYVQNRSLLNDLKIILKTFGAVVTSKGAC comes from the coding sequence GTGGAAACACAGGAGTTTTATATATCATACGATGAAGAATTACAACAAAAACAGAATCAGGCAAATGTTTCATATACATATAATGTATTGAAACGATTTTTCGATATATTGCTGTCAGTAATAGGTCTTATTATTTTATCCCCAGTATTCTTGATTATCAGTATAATAATCAAACTGACTTCACCGGGACCGGTTTTATACAAGCATAAGAGAGTCGGCTATATGGGTGAAGAGATTGAAATTTATAAATTCAGGTCAATGGTAGTTGACTCTGACAACTTTGAGAAGTACTTCACCAAGGAACAGATGAAGCACTTTAAAGAGAATTTCAAGCTTGAAAATGACCCCAGAATCACCAAAATAGGCAAATTCCTAAGAAAATCAAGCCTTGACGAACTGCCGCAGTTGATAAATATTATTAAAGGCCAGATGAGCATTGTCGGCCCGAGGCCGATTGTAAAAGACGAGGTTAAAAAATACGGAATCTATGCGGATACCTATTTTTCAGTAAAACCTGGTCTTACCGGTCTTTGGCAGGTCTGCGGCAGAAGCAACACGACATATGAAGAACGTGTGCAGCTTGATGTGAAATATGTTCAGAACCGAAGCCTTTTAAATGATTTGAAGATTATATTAAAAACATTCGGCGCCGTAGTGACAAGTAAGGGCGCCTGCTAA
- a CDS encoding germination protein YpeB (High confidence in function and specificity) has protein sequence MFRIKRRRTLIRLITFGSAAFIVAVGLAVTGLWMSYKLKMDIEYSYQRSLSDLADQMKNLEMDLQKAQYAGTTTQLAVLSGKIRSEALAAKTDLSQISITDVNFDKTQKFIAQLADYANSLSRSITEQNKLTDKDREMLSMLLSTSHKLSEELDNLVSDVQYGKLTLYKSNYAIGNLAETKTKPASSIELGFQNIEENMSGVPAMIYDGPFSDNVLKKVPEFTKGKPAVSRKDAKNVAASFLNLSPNALKDDGETGGNLPTYNFKTSTKNIYVSKNGGMVVRVIDSRQPKESKLSNEQAVNKANQFVSDKKLGNFKVTYNLTDNNICVVNFAFLQDNVICYPDLIKVGIALDNGEILSYDATGFIMNHKNRTFPAISVSKERAQSMLNPSLKVSSVSLALIPRDGVKEVLCYEFKCKGKADNKVSGDVIDYFNVTNGIEEQILILKQTPGGVLAM, from the coding sequence ATGTTCAGAATCAAACGCAGAAGAACACTGATTAGGCTGATTACATTCGGCAGCGCAGCTTTTATCGTTGCTGTCGGACTGGCGGTTACCGGACTATGGATGTCATACAAACTTAAAATGGATATTGAATATTCTTATCAAAGGTCGCTCAGCGACCTTGCAGACCAGATGAAGAACCTCGAAATGGACCTGCAGAAAGCGCAGTATGCCGGTACAACGACCCAGCTTGCCGTACTCTCCGGGAAAATACGCTCTGAGGCACTGGCGGCTAAGACCGACCTTTCACAGATTTCTATAACGGATGTAAATTTTGATAAAACGCAAAAGTTTATTGCCCAGTTAGCCGATTATGCGAACTCGCTCTCAAGGTCAATTACAGAGCAAAATAAGCTTACAGATAAAGACCGGGAAATGCTCTCAATGCTGCTCAGCACTTCCCATAAGTTGTCTGAAGAGCTTGACAACTTAGTCAGCGACGTACAATATGGCAAACTCACGTTATACAAATCAAATTATGCTATCGGGAATTTGGCAGAGACAAAAACAAAACCGGCCTCGTCGATAGAGCTTGGGTTCCAGAACATAGAGGAAAACATGTCCGGTGTGCCGGCGATGATTTATGACGGCCCTTTTTCTGACAATGTACTGAAAAAGGTGCCGGAGTTTACGAAAGGAAAACCGGCTGTTAGCCGCAAAGACGCAAAAAACGTTGCGGCGTCTTTCCTGAACCTTTCCCCAAATGCTTTAAAGGATGACGGTGAAACTGGAGGAAATCTCCCGACCTATAACTTCAAAACCTCGACCAAAAACATCTATGTATCCAAAAATGGGGGAATGGTAGTACGAGTTATTGACAGTCGTCAGCCAAAAGAATCAAAATTGAGCAATGAACAGGCTGTAAACAAAGCAAACCAGTTTGTATCAGACAAGAAACTTGGCAATTTCAAGGTGACATACAATCTGACTGATAACAATATTTGCGTAGTCAACTTCGCTTTTCTGCAGGACAATGTCATTTGCTACCCTGACCTTATAAAAGTCGGCATTGCGCTCGATAACGGTGAGATTTTATCCTATGATGCCACAGGATTTATAATGAATCATAAAAACCGTACTTTCCCCGCAATTTCTGTTTCTAAAGAACGTGCGCAGTCAATGCTCAACCCTTCCCTAAAAGTCAGCAGCGTTTCCCTCGCTCTTATTCCGCGGGACGGTGTAAAAGAGGTGCTGTGTTACGAATTTAAATGCAAAGGCAAGGCGGATAACAAGGTTTCTGGCGACGTAATTGATTATTTCAACGTGACAAATGGGATTGAAGAACAGATTTTAATTCTCAAGCAAACTCCTGGAGGCGTCCTCGCCATGTAG
- a CDS encoding hypothetical protein (Family membership), which yields MKTIIIYSTKYGCAGELAYLIQKELKGECKIVNVMKSSVPPLNDYDTVILGGSLYIGRIQKQLKKYVNEHLDTLLTKKVGLFLSAGDPKAAENEVVRKNVFPKALIEHAVAFDVLGYAYKFDKMGFLDRFIVKRVAGLSENVTEYYENRIKAFAEALTR from the coding sequence ATGAAAACTATAATTATTTACTCAACGAAGTATGGCTGTGCCGGAGAGTTGGCTTATCTTATTCAGAAAGAGTTGAAGGGTGAATGTAAGATTGTCAACGTTATGAAAAGCAGTGTACCGCCGCTTAATGATTACGATACGGTGATTTTGGGCGGTTCACTTTATATTGGAAGAATCCAAAAACAGCTTAAAAAGTATGTGAACGAACATCTTGACACCCTTCTCACAAAGAAAGTCGGACTGTTTTTGAGCGCGGGCGACCCTAAAGCTGCGGAAAATGAGGTTGTGAGGAAAAACGTTTTTCCAAAGGCCCTTATTGAACATGCCGTGGCCTTTGATGTATTGGGTTATGCCTATAAGTTTGATAAAATGGGCTTTTTAGACAGGTTTATTGTGAAAAGGGTAGCGGGCCTTTCAGAAAATGTTACCGAGTATTATGAGAACAGAATAAAAGCCTTTGCAGAAGCCCTCACTCGTTGA